A portion of the Chryseobacterium tructae genome contains these proteins:
- a CDS encoding cupin domain-containing protein translates to MGSSVSAIIGTIDDREQHVKDDEAVRKSGVPLLNHRELIELPDGSLQPILTQKGLWRCPTNESEILGTTVNFALQKTKETWIKDLGLKLVDRVGYFGIDHTHDADKDSTYSLNFILIDNHPKLKLHKLTMDEQWFFHDGSALQIYIFDLEKKTATVKVIGRNTSKGEKLQAIVPKNTWFGAKVVNEDFNLSSCSLAPGFHEGCSTSLPSDEKERKLFLDHLKQVFPKYTVIIDELS, encoded by the coding sequence GTGGGAAGTTCTGTCTCTGCTATTATAGGGACGATTGATGACAGAGAGCAGCATGTAAAGGATGATGAAGCAGTAAGAAAGTCTGGGGTACCCTTATTGAATCATCGCGAATTGATAGAATTACCGGACGGGTCGCTACAACCTATTCTTACACAAAAAGGGTTATGGCGATGCCCAACAAATGAATCCGAAATTTTAGGTACTACTGTTAACTTCGCATTGCAAAAAACTAAGGAAACATGGATTAAAGATTTGGGACTTAAATTGGTAGATCGTGTAGGCTATTTTGGTATTGATCATACTCATGACGCAGATAAAGATAGCACCTATTCTTTAAATTTTATTCTGATCGATAATCATCCAAAGTTAAAACTGCATAAGCTTACAATGGACGAGCAATGGTTTTTTCATGATGGCTCAGCATTGCAAATTTATATTTTCGACTTGGAGAAAAAGACAGCAACGGTTAAAGTGATAGGGCGGAATACAAGTAAAGGGGAAAAGTTACAGGCTATTGTCCCCAAAAATACATGGTTTGGTGCTAAAGTCGTCAATGAGGATTTTAATTTAAGCAGTTGTAGCTTAGCACCAGGTTTTCATGAAGGCTGTAGTACATCTTTACCAAGTGATGAGAAGGAACGTAAACTGTTTTTGGATCATTTGAAACAAGTTTTTCCGAAATATACGGTCATAATTGATGAACTTTCTTAA
- a CDS encoding MarR family winged helix-turn-helix transcriptional regulator, with product MSEKQNNLSELALELGWAMSEMKSRLRQKIQACVNEYDPDLSVELVEILGLLSRNDGINQQEIANKVSKDKSSITYLINALVKRELVERVAYKNDRRNKQIFLTSKGKKLVEKVYPWALELYKKAAGDLHEDEINKALLLVKKMTANLE from the coding sequence ATGTCTGAAAAACAAAATAACCTGTCCGAACTGGCTTTAGAACTGGGCTGGGCAATGAGTGAAATGAAGAGTCGCTTACGGCAAAAAATTCAGGCGTGCGTTAATGAGTATGATCCGGATCTTTCCGTTGAACTGGTTGAAATTTTAGGACTTCTATCCCGGAATGATGGGATCAATCAACAGGAAATAGCCAACAAAGTAAGCAAAGATAAATCAAGCATCACCTATCTTATTAATGCCCTTGTAAAAAGAGAACTGGTAGAAAGGGTTGCTTATAAAAATGACCGAAGAAACAAGCAGATCTTTCTTACTTCAAAAGGAAAAAAGCTAGTAGAAAAAGTGTATCCATGGGCACTGGAGCTATATAAAAAAGCAGCTGGTGATCTTCATGAAGACGAAATCAACAAAGCTCTTCTTTTAGTAAAAAAAATGACTGCTAATTTAGAATAA
- a CDS encoding universal stress protein, with amino-acid sequence MRTILVPIDFTPTTENAVKVAAEWAKNYNYQNIILLKIAGESEFDYLHIAEGHSFVNEESVNSLLERTELRFDQLSQVVAEISPEVKVSRLLSDWALTRSINEVLKNQPSIEMIILGSDDSTSSSESFVSDNIISIARTSPVKTLIVPNSYQYSSVNNIVIPCDVNGIKKLERLFQHKSIIQKQDVRLSFLNINTKEKTEIDADKKKELEDYIRQHLTEIPSNIHYSYDENVINGILAFAASNNTDLIIALPGRHSFLYYMANRSISEGLYQNTNIPVLILK; translated from the coding sequence ATGAGAACAATCCTCGTCCCTATTGACTTTACACCCACTACGGAAAATGCTGTAAAAGTAGCCGCAGAATGGGCAAAAAATTATAATTACCAAAACATTATCCTTTTAAAAATTGCCGGAGAATCTGAATTTGATTATCTGCATATTGCAGAAGGCCACTCATTCGTTAATGAAGAAAGTGTCAATAGTCTTTTGGAAAGAACAGAATTGCGATTTGACCAACTAAGTCAAGTTGTTGCAGAGATTTCACCGGAGGTAAAAGTCTCCAGGCTGTTAAGTGATTGGGCACTGACAAGAAGTATCAATGAAGTATTGAAAAATCAGCCGTCCATCGAAATGATCATTTTAGGAAGTGATGACTCCACTTCTTCCAGTGAAAGTTTTGTTTCCGACAATATTATCAGTATTGCAAGAACAAGTCCTGTTAAAACCTTGATTGTTCCCAATAGTTATCAATATAGTAGTGTAAACAATATTGTGATTCCCTGCGATGTCAATGGGATTAAAAAGCTTGAAAGACTGTTTCAACACAAATCAATTATTCAGAAACAGGATGTTCGTTTATCATTCCTGAATATCAATACTAAAGAAAAAACGGAGATCGATGCTGACAAAAAGAAAGAATTGGAAGACTATATTCGTCAGCATTTAACGGAGATTCCGAGCAATATTCATTATTCCTATGATGAAAATGTGATCAACGGAATTTTGGCTTTTGCCGCTTCAAACAATACGGACCTTATTATTGCTCTACCAGGCAGACATAGCTTCCTTTATTATATGGCGAACAGAAGTATTTCTGAAGGACTTTATCAAAATACCAATATCCCTGTTTTGATTTTGAAATAA
- a CDS encoding MarR family winged helix-turn-helix transcriptional regulator, translating into MNYTLIKDFVDLLQEFETEIQACPDLYPENIQGFKAWVSNKENTEQKNNSEEPYWEGKENGRTPESAISTLLVHLNRYAKTYSKSAISDSEFSTQEDFIYLINLKAFGEMTKMALIKKNIQDKPVGMLIIARLLHQGLIEQMDSDVDKRSKLIRISERGLMILEKQMDKIRQATHIVAGNLNHSEKMELIRILNKLDRFHYPIFSRNIHSEQLINTVYDEYSFKDK; encoded by the coding sequence ATGAATTATACACTTATTAAAGATTTTGTAGACCTACTGCAGGAGTTTGAAACAGAAATTCAGGCATGTCCTGATTTATATCCAGAAAATATTCAGGGTTTTAAAGCATGGGTTTCTAATAAAGAAAATACTGAGCAAAAAAATAACTCAGAAGAGCCCTATTGGGAAGGTAAGGAGAATGGAAGAACTCCGGAAAGCGCCATAAGTACATTACTTGTTCATCTTAACCGGTATGCGAAAACCTATTCAAAGTCAGCAATTTCAGACTCGGAATTCTCTACTCAGGAAGACTTTATTTATTTAATAAATCTGAAAGCTTTTGGAGAGATGACCAAGATGGCTCTGATCAAGAAAAATATTCAAGATAAACCTGTCGGGATGCTTATTATTGCAAGGCTTTTGCATCAGGGACTTATTGAGCAGATGGATTCTGATGTGGATAAACGAAGTAAACTAATCCGTATTTCTGAAAGAGGATTGATGATTTTGGAAAAGCAAATGGATAAGATTCGTCAGGCTACCCATATTGTTGCAGGAAATCTTAATCACAGCGAAAAGATGGAACTTATACGTATTCTTAATAAACTGGATCGCTTTCATTATCCTATTTTTTCACGAAATATCCATTCTGAACAGCTTATCAATACAGTGTATGACGAGTATTCATTTAAAGATAAATAG
- the hemH gene encoding ferrochelatase, translated as MAKKGILLINLGSPRSTAVEDVKEYLDEFLMDEKVIDYRWIFRALLVRGIILKTRPAKSAEAYKTVWTEEGSPLIVITKKIQQKLQKVVDIPVEIGMRYAEPSIETGIRNLVEKGITEIVLFPLYPQYAMSTTETVIEKAEEIRKKKFPEVRINYVQPFYNRDVYTNCLAESIREKLPENFDALLFSYHGVPERHIYNTDRTKTCNMNDCCHKDTHPSHSFCYRHQCFNTTDRVIKKLKLPKNKVIVSFQSRLGKDKWIEPYTDHTLETIPEKGIKNLAIVCPAFVSDCLETLEEISVEGKEQFMEAGGENFTYIPCLNDEDRWIEVIKILCEEQLNQFYLV; from the coding sequence TTGGCTAAAAAAGGAATTTTGTTGATCAATCTTGGATCTCCGAGGTCAACTGCAGTAGAAGATGTAAAAGAATATCTGGATGAATTCCTGATGGATGAAAAGGTAATTGATTATCGATGGATTTTTCGGGCGCTTTTGGTTCGTGGAATTATTTTAAAAACCCGACCTGCAAAATCAGCGGAAGCTTATAAAACCGTATGGACAGAAGAAGGATCGCCTCTTATTGTTATCACCAAAAAGATACAGCAAAAGCTGCAAAAGGTAGTTGATATACCCGTTGAGATAGGAATGAGATACGCGGAACCCAGCATTGAAACGGGGATCAGAAATCTTGTTGAAAAAGGAATTACAGAAATTGTATTGTTTCCCCTTTATCCGCAATATGCAATGAGTACTACAGAAACAGTCATTGAAAAAGCAGAAGAAATCAGAAAGAAAAAATTTCCCGAGGTAAGAATCAATTATGTGCAGCCTTTTTATAATCGGGATGTATATACGAACTGTTTAGCAGAAAGTATCCGCGAGAAGCTTCCTGAAAATTTTGATGCCTTATTGTTTTCGTACCATGGTGTTCCCGAGCGGCATATTTACAACACAGACCGAACAAAGACGTGCAATATGAATGATTGCTGTCATAAAGATACCCATCCAAGTCATTCATTCTGCTATCGTCATCAATGCTTTAATACCACAGATCGCGTCATCAAAAAACTTAAATTGCCAAAAAACAAAGTGATTGTTTCTTTTCAATCCAGATTAGGAAAAGACAAATGGATAGAGCCTTATACAGATCATACCCTAGAAACTATTCCCGAAAAAGGAATTAAAAATCTTGCCATAGTTTGTCCTGCCTTTGTTTCAGACTGTCTTGAAACTCTGGAAGAAATTTCTGTTGAAGGAAAAGAGCAGTTTATGGAAGCTGGGGGTGAGAATTTCACATATATACCTTGTCTAAACGATGAAGATCGTTGGATTGAAGTGATTAAAATTCTATGTGAGGAACAGCTTAATCAATTCTATTTAGTATAG